The sequence ATGCCCCAGCACGGGAAGCCTCCAAcggcaggctggatggggctacGGGCAACCCGCTCGAGTGGAAGGCACCCCTGCCGACGGAAAGACGGTTGGAAGCAGATGGcatctgaggtcccttccaacgcaaacCACCCTCTCATTCCCTCAACTCCTCCAGTCTCCTCATCCTCAAAAGGTGCTTAAAAACCACATCAGGGGCGTCATCCCCATAACGTTTGAGGACTCCTCCTGGACGGCAACAAACCTTTGGCCTTCGCAACGCAAGATCCTTGGCTTACAGCTATCCGCCTCCTGGTacatttcctccttctcacCACATGCCAcaggaagcaaggaaaagaaaagacgGTGGAGGAAGGAGACGCGTCGTCTGAGGAGCACCACAGCCACAGACCCCGCTCGGAAGGatatcttccctttctccttcttcctcaagCACAAGCCTTTCCAACGTATTCTCAACAGCTTCCAACACAGGCGGCGCTGCCTACTCCCACCACAACCACAGCCAACCCAGAGCTCCTCACGCCACCGGAAACTACCCAAGGTTCTCCCAGCACGCATCACTTTTCCATgctttgtaaaaaacaaacagaaacaatgcacagaaagcaaaccacGGGCAACACACATCTCACTCAAGTCGAAAGACCAAGACCCATTACAGCACTAGGGCATTACGTAAGAAAAGTAGAGTTGAACAGGAAGAGGGATTTCACCAAAGGACACACCAGAGCTCTCGCCGCACGCCTCagggaaaggatgaaaaaaaaaatagctgcacaACAGCTGACCCAGAAGATTCCGCCCCACCACTTTCACATCCCCCTCCCGGCCCTCGCAGCCAGCCACCCCAGAACACACCGCCGGACCAGGATCTCCACCAACCGCCCCACACACAGACAAGGCACTTGCTCCCAGACCACAAAAACCAATAGCCAAAAGTGAAAGCCACAGACAAAATCTCTCGGCAACAGGAAAGCGAGGAAGGGAAAGATGCCACACCACATAAAGCCGGCACCGTGGCTGCACACagaccactgccaccacccgcACCACCACCGAGCCCCACCAGGCTCCTGCCCAGCACAACGCGAGTCCCACCATGGCTGTGCCTGCAAGCCCACAGCACCCACGGGGGTACGGCATCCTGCTGCTCACGCTCCTTCTGAAAGCTCTCGCCACCACCGCCTCCGCCTGCAACCACCTTCGCCCCCAGGATGCCACCTTCTCTCACGacagcctccagctcctccgGGACATGGCTCCCACACTaccccagctgtgcccacagcacaaCGCGTCTTGCTCCTTCAACGACACCATCCTGGACACCAGCAACACCCGGCAAGCCGACAAAACCACCCACGACATCCTTCAGCACCTCTTCACAAtcctcagcagccccagcactccaGCCCACTGGAACGACAGCCAACGCCAAAGCCTCCTCAACCGGATCCACCGCTACACCCAGCACCTCGAGCAATGCTTGGACAGCAGCGACACGCGCTCCCGGACGCGATGGCCTCGCAACCTTCACCTCACCATcaaaaaacacttcagctgcCTCCACACCTTCCTCCAAGACAACGATTACAGCGCCTGCGCCTGGGAACACGTCCGCCTGCAAGCTCGTGCCTGGTTCCTgcacatccacaacctcacagGCAACACGCGCACTTAGCCCCAAACGCACCTCCCACCCTTGtcctatttatctatttattcaaCTATTTATACAAACGcctatttattcttctatttattcttctatttattcaGACAAAATAAAGCTCTCCTTTTCAACACTGCCTGCGAGTGCCTCCTTTCGCTCAATCACAGAAGCCCCTTTCGGGGGCAACCAAACCTGGGATTCTCACACACAGCTCCGAAAACTCTGCTACCCGCTTACGTCTTGCGTAGTCCtggcagggggagggaggtccACGAGTTCGGCACAAAAAGCAGCCaaagcagggacacctgcagcgGGCGGCAGGACCGTCCGGTTTTGGCTAACAAGGTTGAACAAATCAGCTGATAAtcagtttcagcacagaagctTGACGGCCACAGCGGTACCGCAGTGACGGGTTTTGCTTCGTTAATGTGAAATTAGCCCTACAGGTAACTCACGTCTCGAGTGCCATGATCAAGAACACAAAGGCGGCGTACCACTGCAGTAGATGACTCTTCACGCAAATCCTGTCAAACATCGCCCCACAGGGAGAAACCCACAAGCTTCAGCTTCTAAGGGGAAGCAGAGCTATCTTggggaagcagagaagagaaaggcagagagaaggaaggagacaagAGAGCTAAGAGACGGGAAGCTACACTCATCTTACTCCACCAAGACAGGGCACCTTCTTGGCAACCACTCTGCCTCACCCTCTCTCTGGGTGGAGAACACTGGGACAGCATGGATTTGGATACCCCCATGTCTTCGTtccagctgggacagaattgttCTCTTCAGAGCGCCTGCTACGATGCGgcgttttggttctaggagaaaaacaatgctggtAACACACCGACGCTTATTCTTGCCGCCAAGCGGTGCCGCACcgagccaaggccgttctcagcaaaagccccaaggagctgggagggagcggaGTTAGGActgctgacttaaactggcccaAAGGGCTATCCCCCACCATACGACATCAAGCAGGAGGAGTTTTGAGGAGGGTGGGAGTTCAACTCGCTCGCTTGCTCTTCCGCTCCTCACGTGGCTGCAAT comes from Gallus gallus isolate bGalGal1 chromosome Z, bGalGal1.mat.broiler.GRCg7b, whole genome shotgun sequence and encodes:
- the LOC100859414 gene encoding interferon type A1/A2-like, which gives rise to MAVPASPQHPRGYGILLLTLLLKALATTASACNHLRPQDATFSHDSLQLLRDMAPTLPQLCPQHNASCSFNDTILDTSNTRQADKTTHDILQHLFTILSSPSTPAHWNDSQRQSLLNRIHRYTQHLEQCLDSSDTRSRTRWPRNLHLTIKKHFSCLHTFLQDNDYSACAWEHVRLQARAWFLHIHNLTGNTRT